The region CATACAGTTTTGTACAGTATCACCTAACATATTAATCTTTAACAAACTCAAGTATACAGAAATCATAAAAATGCAGGAAAAAAGATTGTTTTAACTTCCACTCAAGTTATGAAACAGCGATTTCAGCTAAGACACGAATTTCATGTAACAGATGCGGTGATGAATACAAAAATGAACACCCATTTGTAGCTTTCACCTACTGTCGGGGCAGATCGTACAGTCCCTTAAGAGACATAACCGGGTTTCAAAGGTAAATGCTGAATACAAGGGATTTCTGAAGTTCACGTGAACAGCAGAAGTCAGATTTCTTTAATACAGACACCCTCGCCATAATGTTCCACCCCGGTCCCTTCTCGGCTTCACTGAAGTCATGAGACACTTCAACAGGCATTTTGCGATAAACCACATCAACGGACTAGTTCCAAAAACAGTATAATAATGACAGTAGTTTTCGAAACAGCCTTCGGATGAGGGTGGATTCGACTAGAGAGGTTCAGAAGGTACGTGTGTTTTTGCAATTATGTACAACTTTCACCTTTGTAACCCAGATCGTGTGGACAATAAATAACCCGCCAAGCGAACTCTAGGAGGTTGGATGCTTCCATAGAAAATCCCACCGTGGAGAAAAAAACAGGACTCGGAATTTTAGGTTCCAACATTGAGAACATCAGCTGTAACAGTGAAATGCCCCCTTCAAATAACAGAAGTAAAACCAACTGCCttttcccccccccagcccctcgctCACCCAAATTTACAATGCTAGCAGTCCAGGTGAAGTCTAATTAGCGTTTAGCTAAATCTTGGTCAGAGTCTTCTATGGACTCTTTAATTGGAAATGCCTCATTAAGACTCTGTTCACGGTTCTTCAAAACGGATAATCAAATAAATAACTTTCATTTGCAATGCTTCCCAAAGGCTTATCCTGCAGTTAGGCAACCACCTCCTTAGCCTGTCGGCTTCTTTCCGGTCAGTCACACCTTGAGCTTGTTCGAACACGGAAACCAACAGCGTCTCCCCCAGACCGTGCAGTTAAACTTGTGAGCAGGTAAGAAAGGTCAACCGCCTTTCAACTCTTTCAGACCTATAAATTTAGAGCATGAATTTGGAATAATTTATTAGGctttctgcaccccccccccccccccccccccccccacaggatGGGATGATCCACACTAAAGGAACCAAGGGAAGAAAACAGCTTTCTGCTACTTGGGCCAGAGAACTTCTGTCACGTGGTAGAAACTGTTTTTATTTCATTGCGCTCACCTTCCAACTGGCAAATGTGCACAGAGATAAAATAAGCCACCGTGATATTTTCCCAACAGCTACCTTTCCACACTCCCCTCCGCACTCCTGAATCTCTTTGAAGTTTAAGATAAAATAGTCGGcatcctctctcattctctttcagcGCAAGGCATGAATTGTTAAAAAAGTTCTAGTCAGAGGCTCACAAGGCAGAATAACCATATAGTTTTCTCCCCCCGAGAAAAAAACAGTGCCACCCCTTTTCAAAAATATCAGAAGTTCCATTTTGTACAAATACTTTTCAAATTAAGCTGTTGTGCGCCATTTCCCATAATTACTAAGGAGAGAGCCAACTAAAGGAGTTTGAGCTTTTTATGATGTTGCTTATTTTCCTGCACTTGGGCTCCCCAGCTAATTTCCCGGACCAAAAATGGATGGGCCCGGGAAGATTTGAAATGTCTACTTCCCATGTTATGACAGAAGGCCAAGAAAACAAAATGCCTGGATGGCAACACGGCAGTACGGAATCAGGGTGAGAAGCTGATGGTCCATAGAAAGTGTCTGACTCAAGAACGTCAACCGTTCTCTCTCACATTAGTCACAGAGTCCCTGGTAGCTCCAGCTCACAAGATAACAACACTCTTACCCCGTGAGAAATAACCATCCTGTTCTGAAATTCAACGTTTCCCGTAAGGCTTTTTTAATCGTTTTGGTAGCCTGATCTGAGTTCAGTTCTCGAAAGCTGTGCTATCTGAGGCCTGATTTTCTCCCCGCCCCGTCCACCCTTATCGTTACCCCCCGGCTCCTGGGCAACCCTCGTTACGGGATGGTCTTTTCCTCTGTAACGTTCGGGTGGACAACTTGGAAAAGAGCACGGCTCTCGGAGGAAGCTCAAGgtctgaccaaaaaaaaaaaaatcccaaccagAATCCACAAAACCGCCGGTGGGGACCGACCGGGGGGCAGCCCGGACCGCGCGCGTCCCGCCTCACCGGGCCTCAGATGGCAAACCCCGGTTCTGCCCCGGCCCCGCCAGCTGCCGTGCGGAAACCAAACACCTCGACGGCGGCGGCTCGTTTAGTGTcaagaggaggggaaggccaaCCCACCCCGCTCGCTTTCCAGTTCCCTCTTCCGTTCAATTTGTGGAGCCACATTAGTTCTGGTCTTGGAGGATACCTTGCATTCTGTCCTCCtgattggaggagaagtgctttgACGGCTGTCAAAAAAAGGGGGGGCAATGAGTCAGAGGGAAaagtcgggggggggggctcagcagTGATGCTACACACGACTACGACGCTTCGGATCTCCCCGTGCGGCAGGACAGAACCTGCGCCTCGTGGGACAAGccagccctccctgccccttgggaCTGGGCCGAGCCATGCCTCAACCGCGACGCGGGGTGAAGAAAATCTttagaggagggtgggaggagggagggaaggggaaagagggagagactgagaaagGGCAAGGGAAACGAGGCAGGAGAAGGAGACGGGGAAGGTGCAAAttagaaggggtggggaggggacacccTCGGAAGGGTATCCGTCCTCAAGGATACACTCGCCGGCAAAAACAGGAAGAAAAATCGTAGTGTAAATTCCCCACACCGACGGAAAACTTCCCGTATGATTAGCAcggatttccccccccccctccacttaACTTTGCATTTAATCatgctttttaagtgcttgccattTTCTGGAAATAAATAAGAAAGCATATCTTCTACTTCCCCACCCTCCACATTTCTGGCAAAAACATAACCTCCAGAACAGTAAAACCCTGTCTATGTGCCAATGAAACTCCTCGTTTATGCCAGCCGAGTGAGATCATGAAAATGCaattgaaagtttttttttttcagaaaaatgtcaGTTCATTAGAAAGTGTCTTCTATGCAAGTAAATATATCCTAAACAATACACTGTTTTTACATCCATGTGCAATATAttaattttccaaaaaaaaaaatcattttaacttCAGCATGAATATGACTTACCTGTGATTAACCATTTTCCATATAGGCCAAATACACAAGTCTTAAATTTTGGAACTGCATACTCAGTGTCTCAGAAACATTTGAAATTAGATTTTTAAATAATCAGAGGTGCATAAAACTGCACCTGTTTTATTAATTTCTTCTCTAACAAAATTTAATCTGCTCTGGAATTGAACTAAGGATATTTTAAATAGGACGCTGAGGGTCCTTGATTACGAAGCAAATGCCCTAGATGGCTTCCACCTGAAAAAAAATGCTGTGATAGAACTGCAAAATGTGTCATGAATTAATGAGGAATAAGCAGCTACATGACTTGGCTGTTTTCATTTCAATTTTAAAGCAAAAAGAAATGaacttttcttggaaaaaaaaaagcttttgggGGGTTAATAGATCCAGGCTCTGTTTGGGTTAAATTACATCaggagattattttttttttaaatcggcTATTTCTTAGGAGTTGCTTAAAGAAAATGAACACATCCTTGGGGCCACCCCCGGCCTACTTACATTGAGATATTTTTCATTGACAAATCACCAGGTTCACTTTTCTGGGTGCCACTCGCTAATTTTATTTAAACCCGAGATCATTTTAATCTGCATTTGCTAAGCTTACAGATTGGCCCGTCTCTAAAACCAAAAAGGAGGTTGCCATTTTGTCACTGAATGCATCTCGGAGAACTGCCCTTTACCATTTTGAAAGCTGGAATTTGAAAGTGCCTAAAAATGCGATACGTTGTGGTACGTTTGACATTGGCGTCCAACACTGGTGTCGTCCTtcaccatcaatcatcaatcgtatttattgagcgcttaccgggtgcagagcactgtactaagcgcttgggaagtacaaattggcaacgtatagagacagtccctacccaacagtgggctcacagtctaaaagtgatacGTATTTACAGTCGCCGTTTTAAGTATTAGAGGTCTAAAAGGATGGTCCACAGTGCATCACTCTGGTGCCCTCAAGTACCAGCCTGCTCGGGAACAATTTTAATTGTCAAGCACCACGGGTAACCTGCTGTCAACTGAGTACAAATAAAGCTGGCCCAGCACCACAGCTGCTACATGGGGAGTCAGGGGGTTACGagctattttttgttgttgttttacttCGTTTTTTTTAGTCAAAGCAGGATGCATTTTTGGGGGAGGGAATGAAAagaatggggcggggggagaaaaagACAAGGTGGTCTTGGGCACAAACGAACTCGACTATCGCGGCAAAAGACGTTTTGGACAACTGTAACAGTCTTCGGGCTATAAATTCAAACTTTCAATAACAACCTTACAGTTGTGTTCATATTTAACATACCAATTTACTTTGCATTTCAAGCACTCTGAAAAAAAATGGGACTTTCATGGTCTTAAAAAGACTTGAGTGTTTTAAAAATTAcagattttcttctttttaaaaagGTTTCTGCCCTAGCATTAGGATAATTTTAGTCAATACTGCTCCACGCTTTGTCCCTACAGTTAAATTTGAGACAGACTCCAAAACAGTTAGTGGTGATTTCTAACAAGGCCTTGAAACCAATTATATTCAGATGAGCTGACGGCTGCTTATTTAGAATGAAGCAAAGTACACTCACAAGTGTAGCCAATTTTCATCAGTTTAATGTGGACAGTTTAAACTGAGCATTTTAAAATCCCCATCGTTCTGAATTCCGGAAACTTAACTGATCCTTCACACCTGCCATACTCCCCAGAGGGAAACGTCTTTGTAGTTTTTAAATGTACTCAAGTGAAATTTCAAATGATTCCCAACAACAGGTCATGCAGTATCCAAAATTATGGCTCTGATGCATTTCGTTTTACATTGAGCATAAAGAAATGTCATTCAACATTCATTTTGCACCCCACcctcccacaaaaaaaaaaaaaaaaatcactacctAGTCAAGTTCTAAATCTTGATGCAGCATTAAGGATTAAAACTTACCCCTTTACCAGGCCTTGCCCATGTGCAAATAAATCCCTCCTGACAAGCAGTGACTATACAGTCTTCAAGAAAAATTAACACAGTCAGTCTTTCATGTGCTatctttttacagataagaggcTCTAATAAGGGAACGTCTTCCATCCTGGGACACAGGGGCGTTCCCAAGGTTTTAGCTGGGTCCGTTTTGGTTTTGGTAACTAAATTCAGTTTGTCACTGCTCTTGCTCGATATATGTCCCATGCTATGGTTTCGCTTGTGGTCTTTTTCGTGGTGCCTTTCCTTCCGGTCGTGTAGTGAGAGGGTGGCGAACTTGCTGACCCCAGAAGCGATGGCCCCGTCCATGACGCTGCTTTTACTGCCGGCGTTTGAGACGGCCGAATGCGGAAGGCTGTTGGAcctcgggaggggaggggggaccgAGTTTCCCGGTGTCGCGATACTGTTCCCGTTGCTGCCGGGGTTGGCTCCACCGCTTCCCGCGGGCGGGCTCGTGGCGTTCATGACGTTTGTGTGCGTCCTTGCTCTTGACAGTGGTTGGTGGGGGAAAAGAATGTCTTCCGTGAGGTCCCACAAGCAGAGCTGTGTGTCCTGGCCTACTGAGCCAAACCTGTACGTAACACTTACTGGGCGGCTGTCTGTGGAGTTCCTTTTGGATAACCGAGACTGGGTACTGTTGGCCCGGTCCCTGCCGAAGTGCAGGAGGTCTTGGAAATCCTCGTCGCTGCCGCTGAATTCCATCGGGTCGCTCTCTTCCACGCTAGTGGTGTACGGGTCGAACGCCACGACGCTGACCCACGATTTATGTCCTTGGCCTCGCGCGATCACTCGACAGTCCAGGAAGGACCAAACCGTTACCAGATCGTCCTCTCCGCCCGTCACGATGTACTTCCCGTCTGGACTCCAGCACACACACAGCAGCCCGCCGAAGTAGCTTTTCATTGTACCGTGCAGTTCCACTGAGTCGAAATTGAACACCCGAAGGAAGCCATCCTGGCTCACGCACGCTAAGAACTTCCCGTCTGGGGAAAAAGCAAATTCGTTCAGCGCGCCCTCTCCCACTGTCCACTTAAGAAGAGGGTTTCTTGTTGATTTGCTCTTGCAAGTGTGTACGGCAAAGCTTTCTCCTTGCTTAAGAAGCTGGTAGTGTGGGGCTGTGGTACCACAAGTGTGTTCCACGTTATACAAGTACATATTGCCACTCGAATGGGCTACTAGGAAAAGGCTTTCTGAACCTGGCACCCATTTTACACAGGTTACTCTGGACTTGTCTATTAGTCTCTGGAAAAACAAGAGAAAAACAACAAGCCATCGGAAAGGTGAGAAATGAacaactgaacttttttgtagtaAAAAAACAAAGCATAATTACTGGTCGTTGACAAATTAAGCAAGAGTTCTTGCTATGGTCTTGCCAAGAGTGTAAGCCTCAGAAAGACCCAGTGAGAATGTAAGTGCGCGtggcttggggagggagagggggtataTAGCACCTCGCATAAGGAAGAGTTGCTTGAAATAAGAGCACTCTTGTAGGTCACTGTTTCCCTCTTACCTTAGCATTTGAGGGAATTTTATTGCAACTTCCTCAGATTAATTCAGGTCACACAGTGTTTCTTTTCAAAAGCCAAGGAACAACCTGGAAATTCCCCCCCTGGGATAAATGGAATCCCCGCTGGGGCCTCCCGTTTTTCAGGCCAAGTGTTAAGGTGCTTACAAGAAATTCTCAAATTTCCAAAGGTCTTCCTAGAAAAATCTGAAATGCCAAATGCACCATTTTAATGCCTGCAACACCGGCTTCCTACAGGACACCGGTCCACCTGGAAGAATGGCAAAGTAGTCTTGAGGTGATCAAAGTCCTCTAAATCTCAGCTCAACAGGACTACAGACACTTGACATCACATGACCATATcaacctctatttattctgaaccAGCTATGGAAACATACAGTCAAGTCCTTTATGATGTCAAGAGCAGATTTAATTTTATCAAGGCAGCTTATTGTTCTCTATTTTTTATTCCatcttttaaaatttaaaatgaaaGTAACAGGCAATACTGCTAGTAACCGATAACAGCATCACTGAAAAAGCCTACCAAAAAGAATCTAAAAGAGCagttgcggcctagtggatagagcacaggcttgggagtcagaaagacctgggctccgatcccgactctgccatttgaccttgggcaagtcccgtcaattctctggaccccagtgacctcatctggaacatggggattaagactgtgagccccacaagggacagggaatgtgtccaacccaccctgcttccaccccagcgctttgtacggtgcctggcacaaagtgcttaacaactatcaccaTTAAAGCACTGTCAAACTGGCCATCCATCTACCTTGAATTCTTTTTAAGGGGTCAATCCATGGAGAGATTGGGTTGGAAAGTCGTCATTTAAGGAGTCAGGCAAGGAACACATAAAAAGTTGAAAATATGCTGAACTCCTTCTACTATAAACTGGTAACCTGGAGTCGGCAGAATAGTAACTAGGTTCTCTGCTCTTCATGTAAAAACACCCTTCAGACTAATAAAAAATGATCAGCTGACATTTTAAATTGGGttgccccacccccccacctcccagggcTTCCCAGAAAGTACAGTGAAACCAGCCTTCTTTACTGTTAAATATATAAAAATTAATATTCCCTGAAAGGGGCAATTTGCAGACTTCAGCAAGTATGCCAAAAGTAGTGGTAAGAGCAAAAAGGTTTCTTGGGTCTCATTTCATATCCTGACTTGCCTTATTATCTTGTTGTATTACTGAGGTGGGAATATCCCAGGCCTTGCACAAAGGCTCAAAAGATCCTCGGGGCTTGCAAAaaattctctgtggctcacaGAATTTCTTTACCCTTTCCTATAATTACCAAGTTTCTAGAGGCAAGGTATTGGACCTAAGTAAGCCTCAGCAGCTAAAGGAATACTGACCTAGTACTGTTGgtcttattttccattttcactTGCCTGGAACAAGGCTTTCTGTAGGCACAGTTTAAGCCCATTTTGGCTCCAGGATTTGGGCCAGTAGTAACCTGTCTGGCGCCATTAGCCTATTTTGTCTACTTTAAGCGGCTCTGGTTTGGGTACCATGCCTTTAGGTGTTGAAGCAGCACATGTATCAGCAACTGGCTTGCATAGTTCTAGATCTCCCAGTTTATACATGCAAAAACAGTTTACAAGATTTGCAAACCAGGAGGCTGGGTAAcagcagaggaggaaaaaaacaacaacaaggcaGCCTTTCCCACCACATTATggctggggtgagggggatggggacagagCAACCCCAGTGTGTCCTGGAGTGGGGCCAAAAGAACAAGCAGTGGCCTTACCATAAAAAACTTTAAAACGTTGGGGAGGTTGTGGCTGTTGGATTTTGGATCGGACTGCCCCATCAGCGAGGAATCCCCAAACTGCCTTCTACTTCTTATTGTTTTCACTGTTTGTGTTTCTTACGCCTTTTAGCCATTTTTATCATTTAAATCTTTCCTTGTGGGTCCACTGCTAATTCCCTCCCCCCTCATTCTAGGATTATGAGTCCTTCtgagggccaaggactgtgtttaattctcacctgtgtcacTTTCcgtttccccagtgcttggtacactgtccTCCAGAGAGTAGGCACTTGAGTAAACACCACTTGAATGAATCTCAGCTTGGCCAGTTTAAAGACAGGGCTGAGCCTACGGGCACTGAGCCGTTGGTGATGCCATTAACAATGAGGGGTGGAGTGGGCTGGCCTAACCACTAGTCCACCTTCATCCCTTGCCTGTTTCTGGCTAAAGGAGAAGACAAATCCAGAGCAAGGTTCGGACTGGTTCTCAAGGTGAGGCATTTGGGTGTTGTAGGGGGTTAAAATCACTAACGCTTAGTTTAGCTTGATATGATTTTAAACAACTGTCAACGCTACAGAAAAATATTTATCAGCATTGTTGCAAAGACAGCAGGCAGAAATCgtgcctactaattctcttgtacccttcccaagtacttagtagggtgctctgcacacaaagtgctcgataaataccactaattgaggcCCTACAAATGAATGTGGTCACTATGGAAAAATCACGGCAAAAATGGCACTTCAGGTACTGCATATGTTGTGGCTTATAGACAACTTCAACTTTCCAGCTCCAGAGCACCAAGGCTATTAAGCAAACTGGGATAAGCACTAATGGTAAACTagagttaatcatcatcatcatcatcaatcgtatttattgagagcttactgtgtgcagagcactgtactaagcgcttgggaag is a window of Tachyglossus aculeatus isolate mTacAcu1 chromosome 1, mTacAcu1.pri, whole genome shotgun sequence DNA encoding:
- the WDR20 gene encoding WD repeat-containing protein 20 isoform X4, producing the protein MAAEGGGKEMNEIKSQFTTREGLYKLLPHSEYSRPNRVPFNSQGSNPVRVSFVNLNDQSGNGDRLCFNVGRELYFYIYKGVRKAADLSKPIDKRIYKGTQPTCHDFNHLTATAESVSLLVGFSAGQVQLIDPIKKETSKLFNEERLIDKSRVTCVKWVPGSESLFLVAHSSGNMYLYNVEHTCGTTAPHYQLLKQGESFAVHTCKSKSTRNPLLKWTVGEGALNEFAFSPDGKFLACVSQDGFLRVFNFDSVELHGTMKSYFGGLLCVCWSPDGKYIVTGGEDDLVTVWSFLDCRVIARGQGHKSWVSVVAFDPYTTSVEESDPMEFSGSDEDFQDLLHFGRDRANSTQSRLSKRNSTDSRPVSVTYRFGSVGQDTQLCLWDLTEDILFPHQPLSRARTHTNVMNATSPPAGSGGANPGSNGNSIATPGNSVPPPLPRSNSLPHSAVSNAGSKSSVMDGAIASGVSKFATLSLHDRKERHHEKDHKRNHSMGHISSKSSDKLNLVTKTKTDPAKTLGTPLCPRMEDVPLLEPLICKKIAHERLTVLIFLEDCIVTACQEGFICTWARPGKGV
- the WDR20 gene encoding WD repeat-containing protein 20 isoform X2, encoding MAAEGGGKEMNEIKSQFTTREGLYKLLPHSEYSRPNRVPFNSQGSNPVRVSFVNLNDQSGNGDRLCFNVGRELYFYIYKGVRKAADLSKPIDKRIYKGTQPTCHDFNHLTATAESVSLLVGFSAGQVQLIDPIKKETSKLFNEERLIDKSRVTCVKWVPGSESLFLVAHSSGNMYLYNVEHTCGTTAPHYQLLKQGESFAVHTCKSKSTRNPLLKWTVGEGALNEFAFSPDGKFLACVSQDGFLRVFNFDSVELHGTMKSYFGGLLCVCWSPDGKYIVTGGEDDLVTVWSFLDCRVIARGQGHKSWVSVVAFDPYTTSVEESDPMEFSGSDEDFQDLLHFGRDRANSTQSRLSKRNSTDSRPVSVTYRFGSVGQDTQLCLWDLTEDILFPHQPLSRARTHTNVMNATSPPAGSGGANPGSNGNSIATPGNSVPPPLPRSNSLPHSAVSNAGSKSSVMDGAIASGVSKFATLSLHDRKERHHEKDHKRNHSMGHISSKSSDKLNLVTKTKTDPAKTLGTPLCPRMEDVPLLEPLICKKIAHERLTVLIFLEDCIVTACQEGFICTWARPGKGPSKHFSSNQEDRMQGILQDQN
- the WDR20 gene encoding WD repeat-containing protein 20 isoform X3, whose product is MAAEGGGKEMNEIKSQFTTREGLYKLLPHSEYSRPNRVPFNSQGSNPVRVSFVNLNDQSGNGDRLCFNVGRELYFYIYKGVRKAADLSKPIDKRIYKGTQPTCHDFNHLTATAESVSLLVGFSAGQVQLIDPIKKETSKLFNEERLIDKSRVTCVKWVPGSESLFLVAHSSGNMYLYNVEHTCGTTAPHYQLLKQGESFAVHTCKSKSTRNPLLKWTVGEGALNEFAFSPDGKFLACVSQDGFLRVFNFDSVELHGTMKSYFGGLLCVCWSPDGKYIVTGGEDDLVTVWSFLDCRVIARGQGHKSWVSVVAFDPYTTSVEESDPMEFSGSDEDFQDLLHFGRDRANSTQSRLSKRNSTDSRPVSVTYRFGSVGQDTQLCLWDLTEDILFPHQPLSRARTHTNVMNATSPPAGSGGANPGSNGNSIATPGNSVPPPLPRSNSLPHSAVSNAGSKSSVMDGAIASGVSKFATLSLHDRKERHHEKDHKRNHSMGHISSKSSDKLNLVTKTKTDPAKTLGTPLCPRMEDVPLLEPLICKKIAHERLTVLIFLEDCIVTACQEGFICTWARPGKGGVLSSPNQASAPSGTVV
- the WDR20 gene encoding WD repeat-containing protein 20 isoform X1, producing MAAEGGGKEMNEIKSQFTTREGLYKLLPHSEYSRPNRVPFNSQGSNPVRVSFVNLNDQSGNGDRLCFNVGRELYFYIYKGVRKAADLSKPIDKRIYKGTQPTCHDFNHLTATAESVSLLVGFSAGQVQLIDPIKKETSKLFNEERLIDKSRVTCVKWVPGSESLFLVAHSSGNMYLYNVEHTCGTTAPHYQLLKQGESFAVHTCKSKSTRNPLLKWTVGEGALNEFAFSPDGKFLACVSQDGFLRVFNFDSVELHGTMKSYFGGLLCVCWSPDGKYIVTGGEDDLVTVWSFLDCRVIARGQGHKSWVSVVAFDPYTTSVEESDPMEFSGSDEDFQDLLHFGRDRANSTQSRLSKRNSTDSRPVSVTYRFGSVGQDTQLCLWDLTEDILFPHQPLSRARTHTNVMNATSPPAGSGGANPGSNGNSIATPGNSVPPPLPRSNSLPHSAVSNAGSKSSVMDGAIASGVSKFATLSLHDRKERHHEKDHKRNHSMGHISSKSSDKLNLVTKTKTDPAKTLGTPLCPRMEDVPLLEPLICKKIAHERLTVLIFLEDCIVTACQEGFICTWARPGKGGGVPKTPESGRLAGPRIFGECRFWQKLFPEFSWLTSDTE